In Equus quagga isolate Etosha38 chromosome 14, UCLA_HA_Equagga_1.0, whole genome shotgun sequence, one DNA window encodes the following:
- the DNAJB1 gene encoding dnaJ homolog subfamily B member 1 — MGKDYYQTLGLARGASDEEIKRAYRRQALRYHPDKNKEPGAEERFKEVAEAYDVLSDPRKRDIFDRFGEEGLKGGGPSGGGGGGANGASFSYTFHGDPHAMFAEFFGGRNPFDTFFGQRNGEEGMDVDDPLFPGFPMGVGGFPTVNFGRPRPAPEPARRKQDPPVTHDLRVSLEEIYSGCTKKMKISHKRLGPDGKSVRNEDKILTIEVKRGWKEGTKITFPKEGDQTSSNIPADIVFVLKDKPHNVFKRDGSDVIYPARISLREALCGCTVNVPTLDGRTIPVVFKDVIRPGMRRKVPGEGLPLPKTPDKRGDLVIEFEVVFPERIPQTSRTVLEQVLPV; from the exons ATGGGCAAGGATTACTATCAGACGCTGGGCCTGGCCCGCGGCGCGTCGGACGAGGAGATCAAGCGGGCCTACCGCCGTCAGGCGCTGCGCTACCACCCCGACAAGAACAAGGAACCGGGCGCCGAGGAGCGCTTCAAGGAGGTGGCCGAGGCCTACGACGTGCTCAGTGACCCGCGCAAGCGCGACATTTTCGACCGCTTCGGCGAGGAGG GCCTGAAGGGCGGCGGCCCcagcggcgggggcggcggcggcgcgaaCGGCGCGTCCTTCAGCTACACGTTCCATGGGGACCCGCACGCCATGTTCGCCGAGTTCTTTGGCGGCCGAAACCCGTTCGACACGTTCTTCGGGCAGCGCAACGGCGAGGAGGGCATGGACGTGGACGACCCGCTCTTCCCCGGCTTCCCCATGGGCGTAGGCGGCTTCCCCACCGTGAACTTCGgccgcccccggcccgccccgGAGCCCGCGCGCAGGAAGCAGGACCCGCCGGTCACGCACGACCTGCGCGTGTCGCTGGAGGAGATCTACAGCGGCTGCACCAAGAAGATGAAAATCTCGCACAAGCGGCTCGGCCCCGACGGCAAGAGCGTGCGCAACGAGGACAAGATCCTCACCATCGAGGTGAAGCGCGGCTGGAAGGAGGGCACCAAGATCACCTTCCCCAAGGAGGGCGACCAGACCTCCAGCAACATTCCTGCCGACATTGTCTTCGTGCTCAAGGACAAGCCACACAATGTTTTCAAGAGGGACGGCTCTGACGTCATCTACCCGGCTCGGATCTCTCTCCGGGAG GCTCTTTGCGGCTGCACCGTGAATGTGCCCACCCTGGACGGCAGGACCATCCCGGTCGTGTTCAAAGACGTCATCCGGCCCGGCATGCGACGTAAGGTCCCCGGAGAAGGCCTCCCGCTGCCCAAGACGCCCGACAAACGCGGAGACCTCGTCATCGAGTTCGAGGTGGTGTTCCCCGAGAGAATCCCGCAGACGTCGAGAACCGTGCTGGAGCAGGTGCTGCCGGTCTAG